The DNA window TTTCCTATCCGTTTATTTGTTTTAGCCAATGAGTCATTGTGCTGTCCCCCTGGCCTTTTCCTGCAGGACAAGAGTAAGCTGATGGATGCCCTGAAACATGCCTCCAACATGCTCGGGGAGCTGAGGACATCCATGTTGTCTCCAAAGAGTTACTATGAGCTCTGTATCCATTCCGTGTACTTCTGTATTGAGCCACCGTctcaaaatgcacaaaaagaGTACGTCACTCCTCAGATTTGCTGTAAAGAAGTAGGCGCTTTGGGTTCAAAATGAGTCAGCGCTGCTTGGATTATGCTGCAAAACAGTGCCAGAATATCCACCAGACTGTGCCTTCAAGGTCAAAGCAGTTGAAACGGAAAGTTTTTGGCTCCGTGTGGCTTAGGAAGCATTGCATTGTCATGGAACGGGGGTGCAAAATTAAAGTGTTCAGTTTCAAAACTGTCAGCACTATCAATTCCACAGTCACCCCACTACATAGTGTTTCAGGTTCACCTGTATTACACTTGCAATTTGGCGAATACTTGCACAACCATTTGGGCATATCCATCAGGAGGTTCACTTCTGCTAATGTTAAGAAATGCTACGGTTTTTGGCTGATATGAAACGTGAACCCTTGACTCTGAGTGTAGACATGGCTATCTCTGATGAACTGCACTACCTGGAGGTCTACCTGACTGACGAGTTTGCGAAAGGCAGGAAGGTGGCGGATCTCTACGAGCTGGTTCAGTATGCTGGGAACATCATCCCCAGGCTGTGAGTATCAGTGTCTTGTCTGCAGGCTGTCAGTCAAATGTTAATGAGATGTTTCGAAACAAGACGTAGGTTGGAACGGCAGCACAATATGACCGTGTGAATGCCTCTGTCGCTCCATCATTAAAGACGAGCTGAAACGCTAGCTTCCACAATATGACGTATACCCGAGTGGAACAAATCTTCCACAGGAAATTTTTGTTTAATTGACGGTAAATGACGAAGGAGAAGAATGCTCACCGCTGCGCGGAAGGATATTGGTTGGAGGGGACCGGATGGTTGAGGAAAAAGAGAATTTCGATTTCTTTAATTATAATGGAATTCTATATCATTTAGCAGAACTAAATGGTATATTTAAATGAAACGGAGCAATAATCCTGCATTTGTACCTTAAATCAATGTCATTAGTCTTTTTAAAAGGTCTTGCCTTTGTTCAGGTGCTTACTGTCATGTATGTTGCTTGTTTTCCTTTCTTCCACCATGCCCAGGTACTTGCTGATCACCGTGGGCGTGGTGTACGTGCGGTCCTTTCCCCAGTCTCGGAAGGACATCCTGAAGGATCTGGTGGAGATGTGCCGGGGGGTCCAGCATCCGCTGCGAGGGCTCTTCCTGAGGAACTACCTGCTGCAGTGTACCCGGAACATTCTGCCAGACGACGGAGAGCAGCCTGAGTACGCCTCGCTCTTAGGGCTCTCTGTCctgtcccccctccccagtcAGTCAGGGGCTGTTTTCCACAAACATCTAAAAACCAACGGTTTCTTACTACACCTCTGTACTTCTGTCTAGAACAAAGTAGCCCTTGAGGCATGCACCTTGATTGTGGAAGCAAAGCAACCCAATTGTAATCTgtagaataaaatgtaatttcccaTGATAAATTATGAACAGTTTTTCATTTTGCGCTGGGTAGGTCTAGAATGAATTCCGGTTCAGTTGAGAAACGGGCTGGACTCCATTTGCAGGGAGGAGACGACGGGAGACATCAACGACTCCATCGACTTTGTGCTGCTGAACTTTGCGGAGATGAACAAGCTGTGGGTGCGCATGCAGCACCAGGGACACAGCCGGGACCGGgagaagagggagaaggagCGCCAAGAGCTCCGCATCCTGGTGGGCACCAACCTGGTGCGCCTCAGCCAACTGGAGGGGGTCAACGTGGACAAGTACAAACAGGTGGGGGCTAATGGGCCAGAAGCATCACTCACcactgctctgagctctgaACAATTCAACCGCACTCCTAGCAACGGAGTGGTTGAGAGTACATGATGATCCTTTTTGGAGAGGCGTCTGGTTTTCTGCCCTGTGGGACTATGGGTGATTGTGCTTTTTGGAGGACTGCCCTCTTGATATTTTGAGTGGTGTACTTCTTTCAGGAGCTAGTGAAAGATGCGGACGTGCCCTTTGATGTGCAAACTATGCCTCTTTTGCTGtccttctctgtaaacaggACAATATCCGTATTTCATCATCCGACTGTCACCACCCCTCATTGTTCATGTATCAAGTGTAGTACCTACTTTACAGAGCTTTTGAGCATCGAGCAGTTTGGGCTCAAGTAAGTAAATGCATAGAATTTGTACGGAATTGTTCAAAGGAAAAGGTGAAACATGCTCGATCAAATAAACTTTGTCCTCATTTTGAATCGCCTGTAAATGTAGTAATATTACCCCTCTGGATGTGCATTAAGGTAGgaagctgaagctgaaatgTCTAACAGTAAGTGCTTGATTTCATGTTTCAGATTGTACTGTCTGGAGTCCTGGAGCAGGTGGTGAACTGCAGGGATTCTCTGGCTCAGGAGTACCTTATGGAATGTATTATACAGGTAGGCAACTCTTTCATCCATGGGGTTGTCCACTGGGACACCAAGCAGACCAATATGGTAGAAAAAGCCACGCTCCTGCCACTTGGAGCAGCTGTGCACTATGTGTATGAGTTCTCTCCTGAATACCTAGCCAATATTTACCAAGAACTTTCATTAAAGTGGGTGTTTTCACAGTATCAATTCTACCAGCCATCAGTTGAACTGCGTGGGGCTTACTTGCTCTGTTAATTACCCATATACAAAATTAGTATTCTCACTTCTCCTTGCTATTAAAAGGGTCACGCTAAAAGCTGCTGTTTAATAAGCAGCTTTCATTCTCTGACTAGCTTTATCcctgcatgtgtgaatgttccGCTCTTCAGCTCTACACCGACCTTCGTTCCTGCTTTAATAACTGCAGCTGCCACTCATTATGACCGTGGCTGGAGCATGTGGATTTGTGCATGTACTTTAGTGCTCCTCTGTGTGTTGAGTAAGTACATTTAGGGTAGTCTCACGAAGAGAATGCTTTGAAAGTGGACTTAAGAGTACGGTAATGCAGGTTGATGTGGTGAGCTGAAAGCTAGCGCCAGGTGTGTGAGCGCTGCCTTCTCTGTGGCAGGTTTTTCCTGACGAGTTCCACCTCCAGACGCTGAACCCTTTTCTCCGCTCCTGCGCCGAGCTACATCAGCACGTGAACGTGAAGAATATCATCATCGCTCTCATTGACAGGCACTGTACCGCTACTCCCTGCTTTCTGTCAAAAGTTTCCTACTTTCGTTCAGCGAACCGACGTAGTAACTGTGCGTGTTAATTTCCCTCTACAGATTAGCTTTATTCGCTCACAGAGAAGATGGTCCTGGCATCCCTGCCGATATTAAATTATTTGACATATTCTCACAACAAGTAGCTACAGTTATACAGGTAGGAGGATGTtcttgttttttacattttaaaatatgtgataATTTGATGCGCAATCATGTCAACTaatggaaaaagtttgatgttgCGTTCTGTAAGAATTgacaaaaataagaaacttgAACCTCTTAAGGTCAATATGTGGGTGGTAAACAATTATTACTCTGTCACTTTCTTAAATATAAAGCTTGGAACAAAGTAATCCCCTGAGATGACTTCACAAGTTGGAATTGCAGAAAATAATGCACATTTAATGATGGACATTATCTTTTCGGATTATGACAAATGTCACAGAGTCATTTTATTGTGACATGTGAACCGTTTAATGCAACATTTATTATTAAGAAAGTGGCGTTTTGAACCTAGGAGTTGAATAATttgttaaacattttatttgaatgtggACGCTTGGTTGGAGTTTGCCTTTGCCTTTGCCTGTAAATGACAGAACCACCATAGGCAAATATGGCCAGGCTAATATTGGTTGTTGATTGTGGCCCATGAAGTTTTCCATTAACAACAGTGTGAAAAAGTATgttgtgcttatgtgtgtactgtattagTTCACTGCTTAATTAGATGTTCAGAAGTAGAAATGTGGAGTTTCTGATAATAGTCGTTCTTGGTTGTCTCCAGTCACGACAGGATATGCCTTCAGAGGATGTGGTCTCTCTGCAAGTGTCTCTCATCAACTTGGCCATGAAGTGTTACCCTGACCGAGTGGACTATGTGGACAAAGTTTTAGAGAGCACTGTAGAGATCTTCAACAAGCTAAACCTGGAGCAGTGAGTCTCTCTGAGAATCCTTTCTCTGAGCTGGGGGCTTCTGGTCAGCAGGCCTTTTGTCCTGGTTATTAATGCTTCTGctaaacagtatttttatcATGGAGTTTGTGCACAAGAAATATGTGCTGCTGTATCCTGGAAATGTCATATTGAGAGCTTTTGGCCTATTGATGTATTCCACAAAATGTCactttaaatattcattttcacattcaaataATGCTTTCCACTGACTGTTTCTTCAAATTGAATTTTCAGATTCATTGTCAGACTTTAATTTTGATATCATCTCTTCTCTTTCCGAAGCATTGCAACCAGTAGCGCCGTGTCAAAAGAATTAACAAGACTACTGAAGATCCCTGTGGATACCTACAATAACATCCTGACAGTTCTTCAGCTCAAAcatttccaccctctctttGAGTACTTTGACTATGAATCCCGCAAGAGCATGAGCTGTTATGTCCTGAGCAACACCTTGGactacagcacagagatcaTAGCACAAGAACAGGTGACCTTTCTATCTGGCTTTGCATTCTTTCCTGCACGAGTATGCAGAATTTACCTAATTCGCTATACATATGATTGCAGACTCATTTCAAATTGACATCATCATTTACTATGTTTGCTGTCTCGTGTAGAACTGACAATTCCCTAGGAATTTAACAAGTTGTGGAAAAAGATACTTACCTGTGTCTCGGTTCATAGACGGCTTGCTCAAAATCAGCAACACATTGCTCTGGGAGTTTGTGTCCtttgaaaatatgaattcatcCATTAGTATATGTTATTGTAACAAGCGTGCAATGCTGTATGAATGATATGCTCATATGCTGCTTGGCTGGACAACGTCGAACAAAGATTGAAGGGATTCTTGATGCAAGCTGTTGAATTCCCTGTCCTTGCCAGCCAAACTGCAAAATGAGAGACGCTCCATTCTGAAAGCTGCATGTGTAAAgataattgtgtgtttgtgggctgtgtgtgtggggtatttgtgtgtgggtgcatgcccAGGTTTTTTCTGTCTTACTGGTTGCAGTTTTTGAAGGTGAAACATGAGTCACAGTTGGATAAAACATTCGGCAGGCATAGTGcagtccaatgtgctggactgcAGCCAGAAGGATAGAAATTAAAACCAGTACATACAGACTGTACTGTATCATTTGgttgtttttcagcaggttcGGTTGATTGTTACCTCGTGTGTAAGTGCTAGTGTGCGTGTCCGAGATATAAAACAAGGAACCAGACCGAAACTGAATACGGATGAATTTGGAGATCCATATAACCTTAGTCTCCAAAAGCTTTGTTACAAGAAAActgctaaaaataaatgtaaagtaaAACTGGTTCACTGATGGGTAGTTCTAGATTAGTATGGCTGTTAGGAAGGCATGGTATATGCTGAGTTCAGAAGGTTTCTGAAAGCCATCCATTCTGTTTTCAGCAAACCTGGATTTCAGCTTAATTTCCACCAGAACAGGTCACAATATTTGGAGAACAATAGTTCTTTCATATGAGGTGATTGAATTATATGAACTTAGTAACACTTGATTGAACTCAACAATGttctctccttttcccctcTAGGTGGATGCCATCCTTAACCTGGTGTCAACGCTGATCCAAGATCAGCCTGACCAGCCTGCGGAGGACCCTGATCCTGAGGACTTTGCCGAGGAGCAGAGTCTGGTGGGCCGCTTCATCCACCTGCTCCGCTCGGAGGACCCGGACCAGCAGTACTTAGTGAGCGCCTCCTAAATGCACCACTGACCTGAGATCTGCTGTTTGCTATGATGATGAAAATAAGTGTCATGATGTGGATGGTTctttgtgtgtaattgtgtttgtgaaaaCTCAAAATTTTAGTGTTTCACTGTCATTGGCTCAATTGAGGTTAACCTTGAATTCCCTGTTTGTTAGATTTTAAATACAGCCAGGAAACACTTTGGAGCAGGTGGGAACCAGAGGATCCGCTACACACTGCCACCTTTGGTTTTTGCTGCGTATCAGCTGGCTTTCCGCTACAAAGAGAACTCCAAGACGGTGGGTGTCACCCCCACACTTTAACTCACGCTTTAATAACTTCAGTAAGCGTGCAAGGTCTTTTAATTTGGTTTGTGGGGAATAAACAGCTAATGGTTTTTAACACCAGTCTCGAGTCATATACAGCAGCAGTTATGGTTCATTATGCTGGCTTACTGCTTTACCTACAGAAATGTAGTACtctcacaaaatgtaaaaaactatTTCTCATCTGTGTTTTAAATTTGAGTGGATCTGCAGTATATTTCTTATTGTATGTAACTTTTTGTGAGGATGCTGTGGAGTTTCATATGTTCCCTTTTTTCACAGACTATGCTGCATGGTACTTTGGACTCTTAAAGTGTTTGACAAATtggcagcttttttttttatgtctgttCCAGACCAGtttgtcaaaaataataaaccctATTTGCGGAAGTGTCTTTATATAGACGTGTCTGAAAGTCTGAACTGTATTCAGGATGACAAGTGGGAGAAGAAGTGCCAGAAGATCTTCTCCTTCGCTCACCAGACCATCAGCGCTCTGATCAAGGCTGAGCTGGCGGAGCTCCCACTCAGGCTCTTCCTCCAGGGGGCGCTGGCGGCCGGCCAAATTGGCTTTGAGAACCATGAGACGGTGGCGTACGAGTTCATGTCTCAGGTACGTCACATGCGGGGGGTTAGCCACGgtggtcctcgctcctggtcccggagagccgcagggtgtgcggGCCTGTGTTTCAATATCAGCAAGCAGTTCAGACCCGAGAAACCAGTTCAGCCCCgagcaaccagttcagacccgagcaaccagttcagacccgagcaaccagttcagacccgagcaaccagttcagacccgaGAAACCaaccaggtgaggtgtgttacctgtcgCATCATCTGCTtgatttgatcaattaagtgctgagtaacaacaataGCCAGCACACTCTGCAGCTCTACAGGACGAGGGGTTATCTGTATGTGTCACTGTTTCGGGGTTATCGAGCTGATAGCTGGGGTGGATTAACGCTCGGTTGACGTCCCCTCCTCCAGGCGTTCTCCCTGTACGAAGACGAGATCAGCGACTCCAAGGCCCAGCTGGCGGCCATCACGCTGATCATCGGCACGTTCGAGAGGACCAAGTGCTTCAGCGAGGAGAACCACGAGCCCCTCCGGACGCAGTGCGCGCTGGCTGCCTCCAAGCTCCTGAAGAAGCCCGACCAATGCCGCGCGGTCAGCATCTGTGCCCACCTCTTCTGGTCCGGCCACAACACCGACAAGAACGGAGAGGAGGTgcgtgggagggagggagccgGTTAAAGCCACATCGCTTTTCCTCGCTAGAAATAGGGCTTAGGTCGTGACTTTGCGTGACAGCGACTGCGGTTGGCCTGGCTTTTCTACCACTGTCCGCTCGGTGTGTTGTCTCCTTATGTTTCTGTGAAGTCTTCAGGAGACCTCTGCAGTGCGCTGTAAAAATCTCAAATatggggagaaaatgtttcAATTGCCATTTTCAATTGTGATTCATGCCTTATGCTGCATTCACATGAATCATGGTAGATGGGAGAACCTTTGGAACAGTACAGGGAAAAAAAGGCAGGGtgtcattaaaatatacatgcatatttatACGCATGCATAATTTGGTAGGGTAttgcccccgcccctccccatcTAGGCTATTGGTTCATTCCAAGTTTGTTTCGACGCAGGGAAAGCCCTGCGCATAATTGGCACCTTGGTTGAACAGACGCTATAAGGAGCCCTAATGTATGGATGCAATGCATCCGTCTCTATTTGAGTCATTTCATGTATCActgctttttcattttgtcGTAGGATGCTTTATATAGCTTGTTCAGACTggcaattaatctgtatgtgtcACGGTctgactgtttgtttgttctggagtatttttagtttgtggtTCAGTGATGTGAATGCATTCTGAAAGggaaatgtttacatttctaCTGGTGGGTGGTGCCACTGAATGCATCTCCCTGTCTGTGTTCTgttatcccagaatgcattagGACAGTGCTGGTTACATtatatagccctgacacactgTGGAAGTTATTGGTTTTGGGATAACTGAAACGTATAAGGGGATTGGGCGTGCTTATTTCTGGGATTGAGAGAAGAGCAGCAACCTGTGAAATTGTTGTCGTCCGTGTGGTGACCCAACCACACAATTTATTAGAGCGTTTGAAATGTTCTGGGCAGTGTTGCGACCCATGGTGGGGAGAGTAAacgctgtctgtgtgtttgttctgaaTGTCCCCTCAGATACGTGATGGAAAGAGAGTCATGGAGTGTCTGAAGAAAGCTCTGAAAATCGCCAACCAGTGCATGGATCCGTCACTGCAGGTCCAGCTCTTCATCGAGATCCTCAACAGATACATCTACTTCTACGAGAAGGAGAACGACGCGGTACGGGTTCTCTCACGCGGGGGGGCAGCGCAGCGTAGAGCCGCTGGTGTAGACAGGTGCTTTATGGGAAAGCGGTTGCCAGACGTGCCTTTGCTGTAAGGACATAGAGCGGAGTCGGGGTTCGTGAGCGAACAGGAATGGAACTTGAGCAATATAGATTAATGCGGAGAGGGGTTGGAGGGGTGAGAGGTGAACTGGTCTGCTCTGGACACACGCTTTGCTCATTATCAGGGCTGCAGGGATACTTCCCTTCCCTCTGGGCTGGCGGAGCAGTGCATTACTGGGCATTAATGAGGCTTGGGCTTTCTGAAAGCATGAGCGTGGGGCTAAGGTCAGGGAGTCAGGATAATGGCACACAGGCCAGCTTTTTTTAACAGCGCAATACAAAGAAATTCAACCATGGCTTTATTCCTTATTTCATTCCATGGTTTTATTTCTTGGCAGTGGGgtacttttttaatgaaattcagCATTGTGATGATCTGTTGCCCTTTGACTGTTGGCTAATTTAAACTTGCCGTGTTCcggaacagaacacagggaagagGCCTCTGCTTCCAGTAGTTtatctcctgaggaatgtggttcatGATTCTGGTTGTTTATTGACTCATACTCTAAAACACTTAGATGTGAATTAGACCAATATTTAtagccgtataagcctgcctggttcgtagtctctcgttagcaacagcttccccaccacaatgtcgcagtggagcactattaccttgtcactgtatgctgaaatggattgtgTACATGACTTGTACCaggtttttatgaaaatggaaggaattatacttACAAAATATCCTGTAGTAGGTGTGGTAATTATCATAATTAcaaaaattacaattacaataaatGGTTGCTTTTCAAGCCTCTTTCAAGGGATCTGAAGTGACTTTTTAGGTAGGGGGAAGCAGGCGCCAAATGTGAGAAGTACCACCCACCTGAATCTTAACAGCCATTTGGTGCAAGAATGTTCATTGCACATAAGAATGGCAGTGGGAAGCGATTTATCTAGCCAATTAAAGTTAGAGGTACTGGATGGACATTAATTGGTCATTAATGACTTCTCTCACTGCCGACGCTTTGCATTTGCTGTCATACGATGCAATGTTTAGTCAGGGCTTGAGTTTAAACCTCATTAGAAATTATGTATCCTCCTTTTTTTCCACTGGTCTTCTCCTATCTAGAAGTATGAGGGGAGGAGACGAGTGTAGGCAAGGAGGATGGGTTTTTAGAGTATTGGGACGCGGCCAACATCTCCCCCGCATTATTGTCTGCTACTGAGCCAGTTGTTTTATTCAAGTTGCTATCATATGAAGGCTACTGCCAACTGGCTCACCAGACCCACTTCTTCCACTTCAGAAACCTGGCCTGCTTTCTAAACCAAAACCTCAAACTATGTAGACCAAGAATGTATGTATAAATACCGCATTTGCTGGTTAATGACTTGAGTGTTTGCTGGCTTTGCTGCAGGTGACTGTCCAGGTGCTAAACCAGCTGATCCAGAAGATCCGGGAAGATCTCCCGAACCTGGAAGCCAGCGAGGAGACAGAGCAGATCAACAAACACTTCcacaacacactggaacacCTGCGCGTGCGCAGGGAGTCGCCCGAGTCCGAGGGCCCCAACTACGAGG is part of the Conger conger chromosome 15, fConCon1.1, whole genome shotgun sequence genome and encodes:
- the LOC133111789 gene encoding vacuolar protein sorting-associated protein 35, translated to MPTTQQSPQDEQEKLLDEAVQAVKVQSFQMKRCLDKSKLMDALKHASNMLGELRTSMLSPKSYYELYMAISDELHYLEVYLTDEFAKGRKVADLYELVQYAGNIIPRLYLLITVGVVYVRSFPQSRKDILKDLVEMCRGVQHPLRGLFLRNYLLQCTRNILPDDGEQPEEETTGDINDSIDFVLLNFAEMNKLWVRMQHQGHSRDREKREKERQELRILVGTNLVRLSQLEGVNVDKYKQIVLSGVLEQVVNCRDSLAQEYLMECIIQVFPDEFHLQTLNPFLRSCAELHQHVNVKNIIIALIDRLALFAHREDGPGIPADIKLFDIFSQQVATVIQSRQDMPSEDVVSLQVSLINLAMKCYPDRVDYVDKVLESTVEIFNKLNLEHIATSSAVSKELTRLLKIPVDTYNNILTVLQLKHFHPLFEYFDYESRKSMSCYVLSNTLDYSTEIIAQEQVDAILNLVSTLIQDQPDQPAEDPDPEDFAEEQSLVGRFIHLLRSEDPDQQYLILNTARKHFGAGGNQRIRYTLPPLVFAAYQLAFRYKENSKTDDKWEKKCQKIFSFAHQTISALIKAELAELPLRLFLQGALAAGQIGFENHETVAYEFMSQAFSLYEDEISDSKAQLAAITLIIGTFERTKCFSEENHEPLRTQCALAASKLLKKPDQCRAVSICAHLFWSGHNTDKNGEEIRDGKRVMECLKKALKIANQCMDPSLQVQLFIEILNRYIYFYEKENDAVTVQVLNQLIQKIREDLPNLEASEETEQINKHFHNTLEHLRVRRESPESEGPNYEGLVL